AAATAAATGCAGTAACGGCAGTAACTGTTAATGCGAGGAACATCCATGAAAAAACACGAGCCATGAAAGTCCGAGACAATGATGTAGTTTGGTTTATTTCGCTTGTGCTAAGATGATATTTTTCTTCGTTGTAATTCATATAATAAAAATTTATTTTAAGCTCTTAATGTAAAGTTGAACTTATAAGTGTGAGAAATTCTGTTCTGGTTTTATCCACCAAAAATGCTCCTGTAAAATCAGATGTTGTAGTAACAGAATTTTGTTTTTGTATGCCGCGCATCATCATACATAGATGGTGGGCTTCAATAACTACAGCGACGCCCAGAGGTTTTAAAGTATCCTGAATACAATCCTTTATTTGCGAAGTAAGGCGTTCCTGAACTTGCAAGCGGCGGGCAAAAGCATCTACTACGCGGGGAATTTTACTTAAACCGACTATGTACCCGTTAGGAATATACGCAACGTGTGCTTTCCCGATAAAAGGAAGCATATGATGTTCGCACATCGAATAAATTTCAATATCCTTCACAATTACCATCTGTTTGTAATCTTCCTTAAACATCGCAGAACGAAAAATTTCCATTGGGTTTAATTCATATCCGTGCATTAAGTACAGCATCGCTTTTGCAACCCTTTCCGGTGTTTTTAGCAATCCTTCCCGCTCAGGGTTTTCACCAATCAGTCCCAGTACTTTTTTATATTGTGCTGATAACTCTTTTATTAATTTGGGGTTGTCTGGTGTAATTTTAGCAGGGGTATCGTCAATTTCGTTTTCTTCTATGATTGATTTATCTATAACATTCATTATTCTATGATTTTATTCTCCAAAATATTCTACATAATTATTTTCTGTCTCGCATATTTTAACACAATGTAATTTGACATTATGTGCTGCTATGGGAGCATTGATCTGCTCCCAGACAGCAATAGCTATGTTTTCTGTTGAAATCATTTTCCCTTTCATAAAATCCACTTCAAGATTGAGATTTTTATGGTCAAATTTTTCTATGATATAATCATTAATGATTTTGCTTAATAATTTTAAATTCATTACAAATCCGGTTTGGAGATTGACAGGACCGCAAACCGTAACGAATAGCTCGTAATTATGCCCATGCCATAGTGGATTCGAACATTTTCCAAATATTTCCACGTTCTTTTCGTCTGAAAAATCTTCACGATAAAGCCTGTGAGCAGCATTAAATCTTTCTCGTCTTGTAAGGTATACCATGCCTTATAATTTATTGCAAAATTACAATAAAAATAATGATTTCTGCAAATATTAAATCAATACTATTTAACAATTTAAATTCATACCTTTGTTAAAAAAACGAAGATGAAAAAGCCAGATATTATTTTTTTTATTTTATTTTTTTTACCGGTGATTTTATTGTCTCAAACGGCTTCTGAATTTTTCAAATCCGGCGAAAAAAAATACAAAGAAGGATTTTATGTGGACGCTATTCTTGATTTTACACAAGCCATTAACGCAAAGGAAAAATATGCCGATGC
The Bacteroidales bacterium genome window above contains:
- the folE gene encoding GTP cyclohydrolase I FolE, encoding MNVIDKSIIEENEIDDTPAKITPDNPKLIKELSAQYKKVLGLIGENPEREGLLKTPERVAKAMLYLMHGYELNPMEIFRSAMFKEDYKQMVIVKDIEIYSMCEHHMLPFIGKAHVAYIPNGYIVGLSKIPRVVDAFARRLQVQERLTSQIKDCIQDTLKPLGVAVVIEAHHLCMMMRGIQKQNSVTTTSDFTGAFLVDKTRTEFLTLISSTLH
- a CDS encoding 6-carboxytetrahydropterin synthase, encoding MVYLTRRERFNAAHRLYREDFSDEKNVEIFGKCSNPLWHGHNYELFVTVCGPVNLQTGFVMNLKLLSKIINDYIIEKFDHKNLNLEVDFMKGKMISTENIAIAVWEQINAPIAAHNVKLHCVKICETENNYVEYFGE